One part of the Methylobacterium terrae genome encodes these proteins:
- the glpD gene encoding glycerol-3-phosphate dehydrogenase, with the protein MAPRRQQPGDERGVFDLAVIGGGINGCGIARDAVGRGASVVLFEQNDLASGTSSTSTKLIHGGLRYLEHYEFRLVREALMEREVLWGMAPHIVWPLRFVLPHHSGLRPGWLLRLGLLLYDNLGGRKRLPGTRTLDLTRDPAGEPLKAGFRRAFEYSDCWVEDSRLVVLNARDAAERGAMIRTRTRVVTVARTDGLWEITAEDRQTGARDTVRARTLVNAAGPWVANVLTGVARANSSEGVRLVQGSHIVVRRLFQHDRAYIFQNADQRIIFAIPYERDFTLIGTTDRDYKGDPADVKASEEEIAYLCAAASEYFRDPVTRDEVVWTYSGVRPLYDDGASKAQEATRDYVLTLDAPDGQPAMLSVFGGKITTYRRLAESALERLKDHLPAARKEPWTSGAVLPGGNFPKEGYDEVVAGLARQHPGVPEALVARLVRAYGTDAREILSGARSLADLGRVFGADLTEREVRHLMRREWAVSADDVLWRRSKLGLRVTPAEAAALDDFMRRAAAAPNAA; encoded by the coding sequence TTGGCCCCCAGGCGCCAGCAGCCCGGCGACGAGCGCGGGGTGTTCGACCTCGCGGTGATCGGCGGCGGCATCAACGGCTGCGGCATCGCCCGCGACGCGGTCGGCCGCGGCGCCTCGGTGGTGCTGTTCGAGCAGAACGACCTGGCCAGCGGCACCTCCTCGACCTCGACCAAGCTGATCCACGGCGGCCTGCGCTACCTCGAGCATTACGAGTTCCGCCTGGTCCGCGAGGCCCTGATGGAGCGCGAGGTGCTGTGGGGCATGGCGCCCCACATCGTCTGGCCCCTGCGCTTCGTGCTGCCGCACCATTCGGGTCTGCGGCCCGGCTGGCTCCTGCGCCTGGGGCTCCTGCTCTACGACAACCTCGGCGGCCGCAAGCGCCTGCCCGGCACCCGCACCCTCGACCTCACCCGCGATCCCGCCGGCGAGCCGCTGAAAGCCGGCTTTCGCCGCGCCTTCGAATATTCGGATTGCTGGGTCGAGGATTCGCGCCTCGTGGTGCTGAACGCCCGCGACGCCGCCGAGCGCGGCGCGATGATCCGCACCCGCACCCGGGTCGTCACCGTCGCCCGCACCGACGGGCTGTGGGAGATCACCGCGGAGGACCGCCAGACCGGCGCCCGCGACACCGTGCGGGCCCGCACCCTCGTCAACGCCGCCGGCCCCTGGGTGGCGAACGTGCTCACCGGCGTGGCGCGGGCCAATTCCAGCGAGGGCGTGCGCCTCGTCCAGGGCAGCCACATCGTGGTGCGGCGCCTCTTCCAGCACGACCGCGCCTACATCTTCCAGAACGCCGACCAGCGCATCATCTTCGCGATCCCCTACGAGCGCGACTTCACGCTGATCGGCACCACCGACCGCGACTACAAGGGCGACCCCGCCGACGTGAAGGCGAGCGAGGAGGAGATCGCCTATCTCTGCGCCGCCGCGAGCGAGTACTTCCGCGATCCGGTCACCCGCGACGAGGTGGTGTGGACCTATTCGGGCGTGCGCCCGCTCTACGACGACGGCGCCTCGAAGGCGCAGGAAGCCACCCGCGACTACGTGCTGACCCTCGATGCGCCGGACGGCCAGCCGGCGATGCTCTCGGTCTTCGGCGGCAAGATCACCACCTATCGCCGCCTCGCCGAATCGGCGCTCGAGCGCCTGAAGGACCACCTCCCGGCGGCCCGCAAGGAGCCCTGGACCTCGGGTGCCGTCCTGCCGGGCGGCAACTTCCCGAAGGAGGGCTACGACGAGGTCGTGGCGGGGCTTGCGCGCCAGCACCCGGGCGTGCCGGAGGCGCTGGTCGCCCGGCTGGTGCGGGCCTACGGCACCGATGCGCGGGAGATCCTGAGCGGCGCCCGCTCGCTGGCCGATCTCGGACGGGTGTTCGGGGCGGATCTCACCGAGCGCGAGGTGCGCCACCTGATGCGCCGCGAATGGGCGGTCTCCGCCGACGACGTGCTCTGGCGCCGTTCGAAGCTCGGCCTTAGGGTCACCCCCGCCGAGGCCGCCGCCCTCGACGACTTCATGCGCCGCGCCGCCGCCGCGCCCAACGCCGCCTGA
- a CDS encoding ABC transporter ATP-binding protein: MTLILENVTKRVGPETHIRDVSLALPKGSLNVLLGQTLAGKTTLMRLMAGLEAPSDGRIIADGKDVTGLPVQARNVAMVYQQFINYPSLSVYENIASPMRVAGVARAEIEARVQEAAGLLRLTPYLKRKPLELSGGQQQRTAIARALCKRADLVLMDEPLANLDYKLREELREELPRIFAATGAIFVYATTEPAEALMLGGRTATLHQGRVTQVGPTPDVYRRPQDLVTAKVFSDPPLNTLSVTKAGGRVSLPTGGQVRATGTLATVPDGTYTIGFRAHHLALDPLQAEAIALPATVSVAEITGSESYVHVDLQADAGESRLIALLPGVRRLEPGTAVTAYLDPRHALVFDGTGRTAALDLPAAA; this comes from the coding sequence ATGACCCTGATCCTGGAGAACGTGACCAAGCGGGTCGGCCCCGAGACCCATATCCGCGACGTCAGCCTCGCCCTGCCGAAGGGCTCGCTCAACGTGCTGCTCGGCCAGACGCTCGCCGGCAAGACGACGCTGATGCGCCTGATGGCCGGGCTCGAGGCGCCGAGCGATGGAAGGATTATCGCCGACGGCAAGGACGTGACCGGGCTGCCGGTGCAAGCCCGCAACGTCGCGATGGTCTACCAGCAGTTCATCAACTACCCCTCGCTCTCGGTCTACGAGAACATCGCCTCGCCGATGCGGGTCGCCGGGGTCGCGAGGGCCGAGATCGAGGCGCGGGTGCAGGAGGCGGCGGGGCTTCTCCGGCTCACCCCCTACCTCAAGCGCAAGCCCCTCGAACTGTCGGGCGGCCAGCAGCAGCGCACCGCCATCGCCCGGGCGCTCTGCAAGCGCGCCGACCTCGTGCTGATGGACGAGCCGCTGGCGAACCTCGACTACAAGCTGCGCGAGGAGTTGCGGGAAGAACTCCCGCGGATCTTCGCCGCTACGGGGGCCATCTTCGTCTACGCCACCACCGAGCCGGCCGAGGCCCTGATGCTCGGCGGGCGCACCGCCACCCTGCACCAGGGCCGCGTCACCCAGGTCGGTCCGACGCCGGACGTCTACCGCCGGCCCCAGGATCTCGTCACCGCGAAGGTCTTCTCCGACCCGCCGCTCAACACCTTGAGCGTGACGAAGGCCGGCGGCCGGGTCTCGCTTCCGACCGGCGGCCAGGTCCGGGCGACCGGCACGCTCGCGACCGTGCCCGACGGCACCTACACGATCGGCTTTCGCGCCCACCACCTCGCCCTCGATCCCCTGCAGGCCGAGGCGATCGCGCTGCCCGCCACCGTCTCGGTCGCCGAGATCACCGGCTCGGAGAGCTACGTCCATGTCGACCTGCAAGCCGATGCCGGCGAGAGCCGCCTGATCGCGCTCCTGCCCGGCGTGCGCCGGCTCGAGCCCGGCACGGCGGTGACCGCCTATCTCGACCCCCGCCACGCCCTGGTGTTCGACGGGACCGGCCGCACCGCCGCCCTCGACCTGCCGGCGGCGGCTTGA
- a CDS encoding ABC transporter ATP-binding protein, translating into MARITLDHLAHAYGPNPKGPQDYALKEIDHVWRQGGAYALLGPSGCGKSTLLNIISGLVVPTRGRILFDDRDVTTVPTEGRNIAQVFQFPVVYDTMTVRENLAFPLKNRRVAPATIRSRVEEIAGLLDLTRVLDRRANNLTADMKQKISLGRGLVRPDVAAILFDEPLTVIDPHLKWQLRSTLKELHRKLDLTMIYVTHDQTEALTFADTVVVMHDGAVVQTGTPDELFERPAHTFVGHFIGSPGMNLLPARVEGATATIEGHAVPLARHYPDLPQGKRIELGVRPEYVHLAPKGLGLPVQVKRIDDIGRQRLARVELGGRPLVATVAEGQSLDGTEAALTLDPRQIHIYADGALVPGEAA; encoded by the coding sequence ATGGCCCGCATCACCCTCGACCACCTCGCCCACGCCTACGGCCCGAACCCCAAGGGCCCGCAGGACTACGCGCTGAAGGAAATCGACCACGTCTGGCGCCAGGGCGGCGCCTACGCGCTGCTCGGGCCGTCGGGCTGCGGCAAGTCCACGCTGCTCAACATCATCTCGGGGCTGGTCGTCCCGACCCGCGGCCGCATCCTGTTCGACGACCGCGACGTCACCACGGTGCCGACCGAGGGGCGCAACATCGCCCAGGTGTTCCAGTTCCCGGTCGTCTACGACACCATGACGGTGCGGGAGAACCTGGCCTTCCCGTTGAAGAACCGGCGCGTCGCCCCGGCCACCATCCGGTCGCGGGTGGAGGAGATCGCCGGTCTCCTCGACCTCACCCGGGTGCTCGACCGCCGTGCCAACAACCTGACGGCGGACATGAAGCAGAAGATCTCGCTCGGCCGGGGCCTCGTGCGCCCGGACGTGGCGGCGATCCTGTTCGACGAGCCGCTCACCGTCATCGACCCGCACCTGAAGTGGCAGCTGCGCTCGACGCTCAAGGAGCTTCACCGCAAGCTCGACCTGACGATGATCTACGTCACCCACGACCAGACCGAGGCGCTGACCTTCGCCGACACGGTGGTGGTGATGCATGACGGCGCCGTGGTGCAGACCGGAACGCCCGACGAGCTGTTCGAGCGCCCCGCCCACACCTTCGTCGGCCACTTCATCGGCTCGCCGGGCATGAACCTGCTGCCGGCGCGGGTCGAGGGCGCGACCGCGACGATCGAGGGCCACGCCGTCCCGCTCGCCCGCCACTACCCGGACCTGCCGCAGGGCAAGCGCATCGAGCTGGGTGTCCGCCCCGAATACGTACACCTCGCGCCGAAGGGCCTCGGTCTCCCCGTCCAGGTCAAGCGCATCGACGATATCGGGCGCCAGCGCCTCGCCCGGGTCGAGCTCGGCGGCCGGCCCCTCGTCGCCACGGTGGCGGAGGGCCAGAGCCTCGACGGGACCGAGGCGGCCTTGACCCTCGATCCGCGCCAGATCCACATCTACGCCGACGGCGCCCTGGTGCCCGGGGAGGCCGCATGA
- a CDS encoding carbohydrate ABC transporter permease: MTKTVNQKAWLLVLPVFAVVAFSAVLPLMTVVNYSVQDTFGNNQFFWNGLGWFQELLDPSSQFGERFFDSLWRNLLFSGIILAIEVPLGIAVALSMPREGRSVAFCLVLMALPLLIPWNVVGTIWQVFARTDIGLLGSFLNRIGIDYNYAGSALAAWVTIVTMDVWHWTSLVALLCYAGLKSIPDAYYQAARIDGASQWAIFRTIQLPKMRRVLLIAVLLRFMDSFMIYTEPFVLTGGGPGNATTFLSIDLVKLALGQFDLGRAAAMSLVYNLIILSVCWVFYTVMTNVDAGNRTVLADTDPADAGAAGSLPPATTIPLDRRAA; this comes from the coding sequence ATGACCAAGACCGTCAACCAGAAGGCCTGGCTCCTCGTCCTGCCGGTCTTCGCCGTCGTCGCCTTCTCGGCGGTGCTGCCGCTGATGACGGTGGTCAACTACTCGGTCCAGGACACGTTCGGGAACAACCAGTTCTTCTGGAACGGCCTCGGCTGGTTCCAGGAACTGCTCGACCCGTCGAGCCAGTTCGGCGAGCGCTTCTTCGATTCGCTGTGGCGCAACCTCCTGTTCTCAGGGATCATCCTGGCGATCGAGGTGCCGCTCGGCATCGCGGTGGCGCTGTCGATGCCGCGGGAGGGCCGCTCGGTCGCGTTCTGCCTCGTGCTGATGGCCCTGCCGCTGCTGATCCCGTGGAACGTCGTCGGCACGATCTGGCAGGTCTTCGCCCGCACCGATATCGGCCTCCTCGGCTCGTTCCTCAACCGCATCGGCATCGACTACAATTACGCCGGCTCCGCGCTCGCCGCCTGGGTCACCATCGTGACCATGGACGTGTGGCACTGGACGAGCCTCGTCGCGCTCCTGTGCTACGCGGGTCTCAAGTCGATCCCCGACGCCTATTACCAGGCCGCCCGCATCGACGGGGCGAGCCAGTGGGCGATCTTCCGCACGATCCAGCTGCCGAAGATGCGCCGCGTCCTGCTGATCGCCGTGCTGCTGCGCTTCATGGACTCGTTCATGATCTACACCGAGCCCTTCGTGCTCACCGGCGGCGGGCCCGGCAACGCCACGACCTTCCTGTCGATCGACCTCGTCAAGCTGGCGCTGGGACAGTTCGACCTCGGCCGGGCGGCGGCGATGTCGCTGGTCTACAACCTGATCATCCTCAGCGTCTGCTGGGTGTTCTACACCGTGATGACCAACGTGGACGCCGGCAACCGCACGGTGCTGGCCGACACCGACCCGGCGGATGCCGGCGCCGCCGGCAGCCTGCCCCCCGCCACCACCATCCCGCTCGACCGGAGGGCCGCCTGA
- a CDS encoding carbohydrate ABC transporter permease has protein sequence MRPRHVVMTLYLLFLMVPIYWLVNMSLKTNQEINTSMTLWPHAITFDNYIRIFTDPSWYGGYLNSLSYVAINTVLSIGLALPAAYAFSRYSFIGDKHLFFWLLSNRMAPPAVFALPFFNLYSAVGLFDTPWAVALAHCLFNVPLAVWILEGFMSGVPREIDETAAIDGYSFPRFFIKIFMPLIASGIGVAAFFCFMFSWVELLLARTLTSVDAKPIAATMTRTVSAAGMDWGLLAAAGVLTIVPGALVIWFVRNYIAKGFALGRV, from the coding sequence ATGCGCCCGCGCCACGTCGTGATGACGCTCTACCTCCTGTTCCTGATGGTCCCGATCTACTGGCTCGTGAACATGAGCCTGAAGACCAACCAGGAAATCAACACCAGCATGACGCTCTGGCCTCATGCCATCACGTTCGACAACTACATCCGGATCTTCACCGATCCGAGCTGGTACGGTGGCTACCTGAACTCGCTGTCCTACGTGGCGATCAACACGGTTCTGTCGATCGGCCTCGCCTTGCCGGCGGCCTACGCGTTCTCGCGCTACAGCTTCATCGGCGACAAGCACCTGTTCTTCTGGCTGCTCTCGAACCGGATGGCGCCGCCGGCGGTGTTCGCGCTTCCCTTCTTCAACCTCTACTCGGCGGTCGGCCTGTTCGACACGCCCTGGGCGGTGGCGCTCGCCCACTGCCTGTTCAACGTGCCGCTGGCGGTGTGGATTCTCGAAGGCTTCATGTCCGGCGTGCCGCGCGAGATCGACGAGACCGCGGCGATCGACGGCTACTCGTTCCCGCGCTTCTTCATCAAGATCTTCATGCCGCTGATCGCGTCCGGCATCGGCGTCGCCGCCTTCTTCTGCTTCATGTTCTCGTGGGTCGAGCTTTTGCTCGCCCGCACGCTCACCTCGGTCGACGCCAAGCCCATCGCCGCCACCATGACCCGCACGGTCTCGGCCGCCGGCATGGATTGGGGCCTGCTCGCGGCGGCCGGCGTGCTCACCATCGTGCCGGGCGCCCTCGTGATCTGGTTCGTGCGCAACTACATCGCCAAGGGCTTCGCCCTCGGTCGGGTGTGA
- a CDS encoding DUF2160 domain-containing protein — protein sequence MSDFAWMAWTWQTAVFFAVIAGLLALMTALAVWRPETEEVGILRIPTTRGDRLFLTLVGAAFINLAWLGLVGPSLEWALALSLVYGAVMFRFA from the coding sequence ATGTCCGATTTCGCCTGGATGGCCTGGACCTGGCAGACCGCCGTGTTCTTCGCGGTCATCGCCGGCCTGCTCGCCCTGATGACCGCGCTGGCCGTCTGGCGCCCGGAGACCGAAGAGGTCGGGATCCTGCGCATCCCGACGACCCGGGGCGACCGGCTGTTCCTGACGCTGGTCGGCGCCGCCTTCATCAACCTCGCCTGGCTCGGCCTCGTCGGCCCGAGCCTCGAATGGGCGCTCGCGCTCTCGCTCGTTTACGGGGCGGTGATGTTCCGCTTCGCTTAA
- a CDS encoding ABC transporter substrate-binding protein → MKRHRLLTAASALALTLAAGHAFAGMEEAKRWVDTEFQPSTLSKEEQLKEMQWFIDAAKPFAGMEINFVSETITTHEYEARTLAKAFSEITGIKVRHDLLQEGDVVEKIQTQMQSGKNIYDGWINDSDLVGTHFRYGQTVALSDFMTGEAKDVTSPTLDLDDFIGKSFGTGPDNKLYQLPDQQFANLYWFRYDWFTRADLKEKFKAKYGYELGVPVNWSAYEDIADFFTNDVKEIDGVKVYGHMDYGKKDPSLGWRFTDAWLSMAGNGDRGIPNGKPVDEWGIRMEGCRPVGSSIERGGDTNGPAAVYSVTKYVEWLKKFAPPQAAGMTFSESGPVPSQGNVAQQMFWYTAFTADMVKPGLPVMNQDGTPKWRMAPSPKGPYWKDGMKLGYQDAGSLTLLKSTPLDRRKAAWLYQQFIVSKTVSLKKSHVGLTFIRESDIWDKSFTERAPKLGGLVEFYRSPARTQWTPTGVNVPDYPKLAQLWWQNIGDASSGSKTPQAAMDALAAAQDDVMARLERSKVQGECGPKLNPKTSAEHWYEQAKKDGTLAPQRKLADEKPKGETIDYDTLIKSWPASPPKRG, encoded by the coding sequence ATGAAACGCCATCGTCTGCTCACGGCCGCGAGCGCCCTCGCGCTCACCCTGGCCGCCGGCCACGCCTTCGCCGGCATGGAAGAGGCCAAGCGCTGGGTCGACACCGAGTTCCAGCCCTCGACCCTGTCGAAGGAGGAGCAGCTCAAGGAGATGCAGTGGTTCATCGATGCGGCGAAGCCCTTCGCCGGCATGGAGATCAACTTCGTCTCCGAGACCATCACCACGCACGAATACGAGGCCCGCACGCTGGCGAAGGCCTTCTCCGAGATCACCGGGATCAAGGTGCGCCACGACCTCCTGCAGGAGGGCGACGTGGTCGAGAAGATCCAGACCCAGATGCAGTCGGGCAAGAACATCTACGACGGCTGGATCAACGATTCCGACCTCGTCGGCACCCATTTCCGCTACGGCCAGACCGTCGCCCTGTCGGACTTCATGACGGGTGAGGCCAAGGACGTCACCTCGCCGACCCTCGACCTCGACGACTTCATCGGCAAGTCCTTCGGCACCGGGCCGGACAACAAGCTCTACCAGCTGCCCGACCAGCAGTTTGCCAACCTGTACTGGTTCCGCTACGACTGGTTCACTCGCGCCGACCTCAAGGAGAAGTTCAAGGCCAAGTACGGCTACGAGCTCGGCGTGCCGGTCAACTGGTCGGCCTACGAGGACATCGCCGACTTCTTCACCAATGACGTGAAGGAGATCGACGGTGTCAAGGTCTATGGCCACATGGACTACGGCAAGAAGGACCCGTCGCTCGGCTGGCGCTTCACCGACGCGTGGCTGTCGATGGCCGGCAACGGCGACCGGGGCATCCCGAACGGCAAGCCGGTCGACGAGTGGGGCATCCGCATGGAGGGCTGCCGCCCGGTCGGCTCCTCGATCGAGCGCGGCGGCGACACCAACGGCCCGGCGGCGGTCTACTCGGTGACGAAGTACGTCGAGTGGCTGAAGAAGTTCGCCCCGCCGCAGGCCGCCGGCATGACCTTCTCGGAGTCGGGCCCGGTGCCGTCGCAGGGCAACGTCGCCCAGCAGATGTTCTGGTACACCGCCTTCACCGCCGACATGGTCAAGCCGGGTCTCCCGGTCATGAACCAGGACGGCACGCCGAAGTGGCGCATGGCGCCCTCGCCGAAGGGCCCGTACTGGAAGGACGGGATGAAGCTCGGCTACCAGGATGCCGGCTCGCTCACCCTCTTGAAGTCGACCCCCCTCGATCGCCGCAAGGCGGCCTGGCTCTACCAGCAGTTCATCGTCTCGAAGACGGTCAGCCTGAAGAAGAGCCACGTCGGCCTCACCTTCATCCGCGAGAGCGACATCTGGGACAAGTCCTTCACCGAGCGGGCGCCGAAGCTCGGCGGCCTGGTCGAGTTCTACCGCTCGCCGGCCCGCACGCAGTGGACCCCGACCGGCGTGAACGTGCCGGATTACCCCAAGCTCGCTCAGCTCTGGTGGCAGAACATCGGCGACGCCTCCTCGGGCTCCAAGACCCCGCAGGCGGCGATGGACGCGCTCGCCGCGGCCCAGGACGACGTGATGGCGCGCCTCGAGCGCTCGAAGGTGCAGGGCGAGTGCGGCCCGAAGCTCAACCCCAAGACCTCAGCCGAGCACTGGTACGAGCAGGCCAAGAAGGACGGCACGCTGGCGCCCCAGCGCAAGCTCGCCGACGAGAAGCCGAAGGGTGAGACGATCGACTACGACACCCTGATCAAGAGCTGGCCGGCCTCGCCGCCGAAGCGCGGCTGA
- the glpK gene encoding glycerol kinase GlpK: MSSLILAIDQGTTSSRALLFRPDTSIAGLAQAEFPQHFPASGWVEHEPEDLWRTTLETCRAAMKQAGVTARDVAAIGITNQRETTLVWDRRTGEAVHRAIVWQDRRSAGICARLKEAGHEPMVTGKTGLILDPYFSGTKIAWILDNVPGARARAEAGELAFGTVDSYLLWRLTGGRLHVTDATNASRTLLFDIHRGAWDEELTGLLGVPASMLPEVRDSSGDFGETDPELFGAAIPIRGVAGDQQAAVVGQACFRPGMVKSTYGTGCFALLNTGSQPVASKNKLLTTIAYQLDGKRTYALEGSIFVAGAAVQWLRDGLGVIESAAETGALAERADPGQDVYLVPAFVGLGAPYWEPDARGALFGLTRGTGPAELARAALESVCFQTADLLAAMRADWADGDGSATVLRVDGGMVASDWTMQRLADLLAAPVDRPEVKETTALGAAYLAGLACGLYPEPEHFADHWRLERRFAPAMEPTLRERRLAGWRKAVSCLVGK, encoded by the coding sequence ATGTCCTCCCTCATCCTCGCCATCGACCAGGGCACCACCTCCTCGCGCGCCCTCTTGTTCCGGCCCGACACCTCGATCGCGGGCCTCGCCCAGGCCGAGTTCCCGCAGCACTTCCCGGCCTCGGGCTGGGTCGAGCACGAGCCGGAGGACCTCTGGCGCACGACGCTCGAGACCTGCCGGGCGGCGATGAAGCAGGCCGGGGTCACGGCCCGGGACGTGGCGGCGATCGGCATCACCAACCAGCGCGAGACGACGCTGGTCTGGGACCGGCGCACCGGCGAGGCGGTGCACCGCGCCATCGTCTGGCAGGACCGGCGCTCGGCCGGGATCTGCGCCCGCCTCAAGGAGGCCGGCCACGAGCCGATGGTGACGGGCAAGACCGGCCTGATCCTCGACCCCTACTTCTCCGGCACCAAGATCGCCTGGATCCTCGACAACGTGCCCGGCGCCCGCGCCCGGGCCGAGGCCGGCGAGCTCGCCTTCGGCACCGTCGATTCGTATCTCCTGTGGCGCCTCACGGGCGGGCGGCTGCACGTCACCGATGCCACCAACGCCTCGCGCACGCTGCTCTTCGACATCCATCGCGGCGCCTGGGACGAGGAACTGACGGGGCTCCTCGGCGTGCCGGCCTCGATGCTCCCGGAGGTGCGCGATTCCTCAGGCGATTTCGGTGAGACCGACCCGGAGCTGTTCGGCGCCGCGATCCCGATCCGGGGCGTCGCCGGCGACCAGCAGGCGGCCGTCGTCGGGCAGGCCTGCTTCCGGCCCGGCATGGTCAAGTCGACCTACGGCACCGGGTGCTTCGCCCTCCTCAACACCGGCTCCCAGCCGGTCGCCTCGAAGAACAAGCTCCTCACCACCATCGCCTACCAGCTCGACGGGAAGCGCACCTACGCGCTCGAAGGCTCGATCTTCGTCGCGGGCGCGGCGGTGCAGTGGCTGCGCGACGGGCTCGGCGTGATCGAATCGGCTGCCGAGACGGGCGCGCTCGCCGAGCGGGCCGACCCGGGCCAGGACGTCTACCTCGTGCCGGCCTTCGTCGGCCTCGGCGCGCCCTACTGGGAGCCGGACGCCCGCGGCGCCCTGTTCGGGCTGACCCGCGGCACGGGACCGGCCGAACTCGCCCGCGCGGCGCTCGAGAGCGTCTGCTTCCAGACCGCCGACCTCCTCGCCGCCATGCGGGCCGACTGGGCGGACGGGGACGGCAGCGCCACGGTGCTCAGGGTCGATGGCGGCATGGTCGCCTCCGACTGGACGATGCAGCGCCTCGCCGACCTGCTCGCCGCCCCCGTCGACCGCCCCGAGGTGAAGGAGACGACGGCGCTGGGCGCGGCCTACCTCGCCGGCCTCGCCTGCGGCCTCTACCCGGAGCCCGAGCACTTCGCCGACCATTGGCGCCTGGAGCGTCGCTTCGCCCCGGCGATGGAGCCGACGCTGCGCGAGCGGCGGCTGGCCGGCTGGCGCAAGGCGGTGAGCTGTTTGGTGGGGAAGTAG
- a CDS encoding NAD(P)-dependent oxidoreductase: protein MAKVAFLGLGVMGGPMARHLAAKGHDVTVYNRTKAKADDWVSAHGGKAAATPREAAEGQEIVFACVGNDDDLRQVTTGPDGAFAAMGKGTVFVDHTTASAEVARELSEAAGKAGFGFIDAPVSGGQAGAENGVLTVMCGGEADTFARVEPVIGSYARACRLLGPVGAGQLAKMMNQICIAGLVQGLSEAVHFGKRAGLDIEAVLDVISKGAAGSWQMENRGKTMNEGKFEFGFAVDWMRKDLSIVLAEARRNKAKLPVTALVDQFYAEVQSLGGGRWDTSSLIARLEK, encoded by the coding sequence ATGGCAAAGGTCGCGTTTCTGGGTCTCGGCGTGATGGGGGGGCCGATGGCCCGTCACCTCGCCGCCAAGGGCCACGACGTCACGGTCTACAACCGCACCAAGGCCAAGGCCGACGACTGGGTGAGCGCGCATGGCGGCAAGGCCGCGGCGACGCCCCGCGAGGCGGCCGAGGGCCAGGAGATCGTCTTCGCCTGCGTCGGCAACGACGACGACCTGCGCCAGGTCACGACCGGGCCGGACGGCGCCTTCGCGGCGATGGGCAAGGGCACGGTCTTCGTCGACCACACCACCGCCTCGGCGGAGGTGGCGCGCGAGCTGTCCGAGGCTGCGGGCAAGGCCGGGTTCGGCTTCATCGACGCGCCGGTCTCCGGCGGCCAGGCGGGCGCCGAGAACGGCGTGCTGACGGTGATGTGCGGCGGCGAGGCCGACACCTTCGCCCGGGTCGAGCCGGTGATCGGGTCTTACGCCCGCGCCTGCCGGCTGCTGGGGCCCGTCGGCGCCGGCCAGCTCGCCAAGATGATGAACCAGATCTGCATCGCGGGCCTCGTCCAGGGCCTGTCGGAGGCGGTGCATTTCGGCAAGCGGGCGGGGCTCGACATCGAGGCGGTGCTCGACGTGATCTCCAAGGGGGCCGCCGGCTCCTGGCAGATGGAGAACCGCGGCAAGACCATGAACGAGGGCAAGTTCGAGTTCGGCTTCGCCGTCGACTGGATGCGCAAGGACCTGTCGATCGTCCTCGCGGAAGCCCGCCGCAACAAGGCCAAGCTGCCGGTGACGGCCCTCGTCGACCAGTTCTACGCCGAGGTGCAGAGCCTGGGCGGCGGGCGCTGGGACACGTCGAGCCTGATCGCGCGGCTGGAGAAGTAA
- a CDS encoding transporter substrate-binding domain-containing protein yields MSRLLSRLLLLSLLAAGPALAEPAPSGLPSPVRIATEGGHPPFNYVEDGKPAGLEVELAQALCAEARLACTIVLHQWDGIIKGLEAGEYDAIMAAMAPTPKRAARIAFTKPYLRIPFAYVARRDTSLPNPSPATLRGRRIGVAAHGPQVAYLEQRVPGAEIRTFDSLADATLDLRAGRVDFVLGDKLDLATFLSRPEGEACCRLAGDVAAGEPLLGEGVAIGLRKGDGALREAFERALAALVADGRYDRIRAKFIPFDTK; encoded by the coding sequence ATGAGCCGCCTGCTCTCCCGCCTCCTGCTCCTGTCGCTGCTCGCCGCCGGGCCCGCCCTCGCCGAGCCGGCGCCCTCCGGCCTCCCCTCGCCGGTGCGCATCGCCACCGAGGGCGGCCATCCGCCGTTCAACTACGTCGAGGACGGCAAGCCGGCGGGCCTGGAGGTCGAGCTGGCCCAGGCCCTGTGCGCGGAGGCCCGGCTCGCCTGCACGATCGTGCTCCACCAGTGGGACGGCATCATCAAGGGGCTGGAGGCCGGCGAGTACGACGCCATCATGGCGGCGATGGCGCCCACCCCGAAGCGGGCCGCCCGCATCGCCTTCACGAAACCCTACCTGCGCATCCCGTTCGCCTACGTGGCGCGCCGGGACACCTCGCTGCCGAACCCGTCGCCGGCCACCCTGCGGGGCCGCCGGATCGGGGTGGCGGCGCACGGGCCGCAGGTCGCCTATCTCGAGCAGCGGGTGCCGGGCGCCGAGATCCGCACCTTCGACAGCCTCGCCGACGCGACCCTCGACCTGCGGGCCGGCCGGGTCGATTTCGTGCTGGGCGACAAGCTCGATCTCGCGACCTTTCTGAGCCGGCCCGAGGGCGAGGCCTGCTGCCGCCTCGCCGGCGACGTCGCCGCGGGCGAGCCGCTGCTGGGCGAGGGCGTCGCCATCGGCCTGCGCAAGGGCGACGGCGCCCTGCGCGAGGCGTTCGAGCGGGCGCTCGCGGCGCTCGTCGCCGACGGGCGCTACGACCGCATCCGGGCGAAGTTCATCCCTTTCGACACGAAGTGA